The window ACTGGAAAAAGTTTAGCGTCTAAAGATGGAGGTTGTCGTGCGAATCAATATGAAATTTATTCTCCGACGGCAGCAAAGTGGTGTTATGGTCCAACTTGTTCAAATCCTATTACCAAGTGTGATACCCCATAGTTTAGTTAAAGGTCGATTTAAGATATCAGATTTAATAAAATTATAAATTTAAAGGAGGTAGAAAATGTCAAGAAAATCTCGAGGTTTTACTTTAATCGAGTTATTGGTAGTTATTGCCATTATTGGTATTTTGGCCGTAATCGTTTTACTCGCTTTAAACTCGGCTCGTGTTAAAGCCCGTTTTGCTTCCGGTCAGTCTTCCTTAGCTTCGGCTCAACCTGCCGCGGTCATGTGTACTGATGATAGTTTTGCTCTTAACGCCGCCGCTCCTGCTGGAAATGTTTGTGCGGATACATCTGCCACAAACGCCACTTGGCCAACTGCTGCACAGTGGAGTGCCTTAACTGGTTGGGGTGCAATTACTGTTACTGCTGTTGGACCAGATGCGTGGTCATACAATGCTGTTTTTAATTCTGGTGGATTGAATAAAACTGTTACTTGTACTGTCAACGGTTGTACAACAACATAGTAAATTTTTAATGAGATAACACGATGCAAACACTGGTAATTCTTGGTACATTTATTTTAGGGTTAATGATTGGCAGCTTTGCAAAT is drawn from Patescibacteria group bacterium and contains these coding sequences:
- a CDS encoding type II secretion system protein, with translation MSRKSRGFTLIELLVVIAIIGILAVIVLLALNSARVKARFASGQSSLASAQPAAVMCTDDSFALNAAAPAGNVCADTSATNATWPTAAQWSALTGWGAITVTAVGPDAWSYNAVFNSGGLNKTVTCTVNGCTTT